A region from the Drosophila bipectinata strain 14024-0381.07 chromosome 3R, DbipHiC1v2, whole genome shotgun sequence genome encodes:
- the wdb gene encoding serine/threonine-protein phosphatase 2A 56 kDa regulatory subunit epsilon isoform, which produces NQIAAQSFRREVRRHFTPHSYHKINAKISRYRFNTAISITQQQKLLQQLQQQQEHQKANGLKGKKGKKKKSKETLQLLIGQETNQGELLELPNGATNNCKTPNSTAKVANITHKIFGWLRKSRNKRPVEILSSDFGEDGDEGVGEGNGGKGTAGKGPGQGQGAVEGGGAAATGGAADLFSVASVRNKAGKLNTTQSATETTAIDSNEPKSEKMSSGTFVDRIDPFAKRSLKKKGKKSQGSSRYRNSQDVELQQLPPLKADCSSLEQEELFIRKLRQCCVSFDFMDPVTDLKGKEIKRAALNDLSTYITHGRGVLTEPVYPEIIRMISCNLFRTLPPSENPDFDPEEDDPTLEASWPHLQLVYEVFLRFLESQDFQATIGKRVIDQKFVLQLLELFDSEDPRERDFLKTVLHRIYGKFLGLRAFIRKQINNIFLRFIYETEHFNGVGELLEILGSIINGFALPLKAEHKQFLVKVLLPLHKVKCLSLYHAQLAYCIVQFLEKDPFLTEPVVRGLLKFWPKTCSQKEVMFLGEIEEILDVIDPPQFVKIQEPLFRQIAKCVSSPHFQVAERALYLWNNEYAMSLIEENNAVIMPIMFPALYRISKEHWNQTIVALVYNVLKTFMEMNSKLFDELTSSYKAERQKEKKRERDREELWKKLHELETNRSSGRAAGGSAATSNSAASASSSTSAQLLPPSSAGLNSHQQQSNSSSSGSLSSGGDNNPATTNAKIKEKSEN; this is translated from the exons AACCAAATAGCAGCGCAGAGCTTCAGAAGAGAAGTAAGACGACATTTCACGCCCCACAGCTACCATAAGATAAATGCCAAGATAAGTCGTTACCGCTTCAACACCGCCATCAGCATCACCCAGCAACAGAAGCTGCTCCAGCAACTTCAACAGCAGCAAGAGCACCAGAAGGCAAACGGTCTGAAGGGAAAGAAAGGCAAGAAGAAAAAGTCCAAGGAGACGTTGCAGTTGCTGATTGGTCAGGAAACGAACCAAGGAGAGCTGTTGGAGTTACCCAACGGTGCCACAAACAATTGCAAGACGCCCAACTCAACCGCCAAAGTCGCCAACATAACCCATAAAATTTTCGGTTGGCTACGCAAATCTCGAAACAAACGGCCAGTCGAGATCCTCAGCAGCGATTTCGGCGAAGACGGCGACGAGGGCGTTGGCGAGGGCAACGGTGGGAAGGGCACTGCTGGGAAAGGTCCTGGTCAGGGGCAGGGCGCAGTTGAgggaggaggagcagctgcAACTGGTGGTGCAGCAGATCTATTTTCAGTGGCAAGCGTTAGAAATAAAGCCGGCAAGCTGAATACCACACAGTCAGCCACGGAGACCACCGCCATCGATTCAAACGAACCCAAATCTGAAAAGATGTCATCGGGCACGTTTGTGGATCGAATCGACCCGTTCGCCAAACGTTCGCTCAAGAAGAAGGGTAAAAAGAGTCAAGGTTCCTCGCGCTACAGAAATTCTCAGGATGTTGAGCTTCAGCAATTGCCGCCATTAAAAG CCGATTGCTCCAGCCTAGAACAGGAGGAGCTGTTTATAAGGAAGTTGCGCCAGTGTTGCGTCTCCTTTGACTTTATGGATCCCGTGACGGACTTGAAGGGCAAGGAGATCAAAAGGGCCGCTCTGAACGATCTATCGACCTATATAACACATGGCCGTGGTGTGCTTACGGAGCCGGTCTATCCGGAAATAATTCGCATG ATATCTTGCAACCTATTTCGGACGCTGCCGCCAAGTGAAAATCCCGACTTTGATCCCGAGGAGGATGATCCGACCCTGGAGGCCTCTTGGCCGCACCTACAGCTGGTCTACGAGGTCTTTCTACGCTTTCTGGAATCTCAGGATTTCCAGGCCACTATCGGCAAGCGGGTGATTGATCAAAAGTTCGTTTTGCAG TTGTTGGAACTGTTTGATTCAGAGGACCCACGAGAGCGGGACTTCCTCAAGACGGTGTTGCATCGCATCTACGGAAAATTCTTGGGTCTGCGGGCTTTTATACGAAAACAGATCAACAACATATTTTTGCGATTCATTTATGAGACGGAGCATTTCAATGGAGTCGGCGAGCTCTTGGAAATCCTCGGAAG TATCATCAACGGATTTGCTTTACCACTGAAGGCCGAACACAAGCAATTCCTTGTCAAGGTCCTGTTGCCGCTGCACAAAGTCAAATGCCTGTCGCTCTACCATGCCCAACTCGCGTACTGCATTGTCCAATTCCTAGAGAAGGATCCATTCCTCACCGAGCCGGTGGTGCGTGGCCTGTTGAAGTTCTGGCCCAAGACGTGTTCCCAAAAGGAGGTCATGTTCTTGGGCGAGATTGAGGAGATCTTAGACGTCATCGATCCGCCGCAATTTGTCAAGATCCAGGAGCCGTTGTTCCGTCAAATTGCCAAATGCGTTTCGAGTCCACATTTTCAG GTTGCTGAGCGGGCTCTATATCTGTGGAACAATGAATACGCCATGTCGCTCATCGAGGAGAACAACGCGGTCATCATGCCCATCATGTTCCCGGCCCTATACCGGATCAGCAAAGAGCACTGGAATCAAACCATCGTGGCGCTTGTCTACAACGTTTTGAAGACGTTTATGGAGATGAACTCCAAACTATTCGACGAACTGACCTCCAGCTACAAAGCGGAAAGGCAAAA GGAAAAGAAGCGGGAGCGTGATCGGGAGGAGCTGTGGAAGAAGCTACATGAACTCGAAACTAATCGTTCTAGTGGGCGCGCCGCTGGCGGTAGCGCTGCGACATCCAACAGCGCAGCATCCGCGTCGTCGTCAACGTCCGCCCAGCTGCTGCCACCCAGCTCCGCCGGCCTGAACTCACATCAGCAACAGTCgaatagcagcagcagcggcagcctGTCCAGCGGTGGCGACAATAATCCTGCGACcacaaatgcaaaaataaaggaaaagtCGGAAAACTAA